A region from the Benincasa hispida cultivar B227 chromosome 10, ASM972705v1, whole genome shotgun sequence genome encodes:
- the LOC120088475 gene encoding cytochrome P450 89A2-like translates to METWFIVIISICICSLLNSILSHFRSSTKLPPGPPSIPIFTNLQWLRKSPLQMESLLRSFVAKYGPIVTLPIGSRPAVFIADRSIAHKALVLNGALFADRPPALPIGKIASSNQHNINTAPYGPLWRLLRRNLTSQILHPSRVKSYSKARKWVLDVLVNRFVSYSQSGSPVSVVDHFQYAMFCLLVLMCFGDKLDESQIKEIENVHHTMLINLRRFNILNFWPKFTKIFLRKRWETFLQLKKNRDEVLIPLVEARRKAKDDRTNRGGDEEFVVSYVDTLLDLEHPEEKRKFTDEEMVAVASEFLNAGTDTTSTALQWIMANLVKNPEIQNKLFAEIKGVMGDGSREEVKEEDLGKLPYLKAVVLEGLRRHPPGHFVLPHAVKEDTELENYVIPKNGSVNFMVAEMGWDPEVWEDPMAFKPERFMKGGKEEEEEVAEFDITGSKEIKMMPFGAGRRICPGFGLAILHLEYFIGNLIWRFEWKAVEGDEVDLSEKVEFTVVMEKPLKANVISRF, encoded by the coding sequence ATGGAGACGTGGTTCATCGTTATCATCTCAATCTGTATCTGCTCTCTTCTGAACTCCATCCTTTCCCACTTCCGAAGCTCCACGAAACTCCCACCAGGCCCTCCTTCAATCCCCATCTTCACCAATCTCCAATGGCTCCGCAAATCCCCTCTTCAAATGGAGTCTCTGCTCCGGAGTTTCGTCGCAAAATACGGCCCCATCGTCACCCTCCCCATCGGCTCCCGCCCCGCCGTCTTCATCGCCGACCGCTCCATCGCCCACAAGGCCCTTGTCCTTAACGGCGCTCTCTTCGCCGACCGTCCACCGGCGCTACCCATCGGCAAGATCGCCTCCAGCAACCAACACAACATCAACACCGCCCCTTACGGTCCACTCTGGCGCCTCCTCCGCCGTAATCTCACTTCCCAAATCCTCCATCCTTCGCGGGTCAAGTCCTACAGTAAAGCTCGCAAGTGGGTTTTGGATGTTCTTGTTAATCGGTTTGTTTCCTACTCTCAATCGGGAAGTCCTGTCTCCGTTGTGGATCATTTTCAGTACGCTATGTTTTGTTTGTTGGTGTTAATGTGTTTTGGGGATAAGCTTGACGAATCCCAGATCAAGGAAATCGAGAATGTCCACCATACGATGCTGATAAATCTTAGGCGTTTTAATATCCTTAATTTCTGGCCCAAATTCACCAAGATTTTCCTCCGAAAGCGCTGGGAGACGTTTCTTCAACTCAAGAAGAATCGAGATGAAGTCCTGATTCCTTTGGTCGAAGCTAGAAGGAAGGCCAAGGATGACAGAACAAACAGAGGAGGAGACGAAGAATTCGTGGTGTCATATGTGGATACACTTCTGGATTTGGAGCACCCAGAGGAGAAGAGAAAGTTTACAGATGAAGAAATGGTAGCCGTAGCCTCCGAGTTTCTTAACGCTGGCACCGATACAACCTCCACAGCTCTGCAATGGATAATGGCGAATTTAGTAAAGAACCCAGAAATTCAAAACAAGCTTTTCGCAGAGATTAAAGGAGTAATGGGAGATGGGTCAAGAGAGGAGGTGAAGGAAGAGGATTTGGGGAAACTTCCATATCTGAAAGCGGTGGTTTTAGAAGGATTGAGAAGACACCCACCCGGTCATTTCGTGTTACCACACGCAGTGAAAGAAGATACAGAGTTGGAAAATTATGTGATACCAAAGAATGGGAGTGTGAATTTCATGGTGGCGGAGATGGGTTGGGACCCAGAAGTGTGGGAAGATCCGATGGCGTTTAAGCCGGAGAGGTTCATGAAAGgcgggaaagaagaagaagaagaagtagcaGAGTTTGATATAACAGGGAGCAAAGAGATAAAGATGATGCCGTTCGGAGCAGGGAGGAGAATTTGTCCAGGATTTGGTCTGGCAATTCTTCATTTAGAGTATTTCATTGGGAATTTGATATGGAGGTTTGAATGGAAAGCGGTAGAAGGAGATGAAGTCGATCTGTCGGAGAAGGTGGAGTTCACCGTCGTTATGGAAAAGCCTCTTAAAGCCAACGTAATTTCGAGGTTCTAA